In Nicotiana tabacum cultivar K326 chromosome 19, ASM71507v2, whole genome shotgun sequence, one DNA window encodes the following:
- the LOC107806767 gene encoding CRIB domain-containing protein RIC6-like encodes MATKVKGLLKALGISQIFEGEKEAEMQIGLPTDVKHVAHIGWDGPSVESPSWMKEFKEPGKFHTAPLGPPLDPNDHPDIKYVSEDANQKYKNANSSLPDDQPEVSKTSRRHSSSETGSGSTSSPKKESKSRSSRRHTKESSDGSRSSRHSRPGSGGGGSDSPARDLPDIPKKTRRKKSKEDGGVGSGSSRTSKSKATTSSSTAPMDNGTDTGCESSMLSSRNCEIEKE; translated from the exons ATGGCCACAAAGGTGAAAGGCCTCTTAAAGGCCTTAGGTATTTCTCAGATATTTG AAGGggaaaaagaagcagaaatgcaGATTGGTTTACCTACAGATGTAAAGCATGTTGCCCATATAGGATGGGATGGACCATCCGTTGAATCTCCCAGCTGG ATGAAAGAATTCAAAGAACCAGGAAAATTTCATACAGCCCCTTTGGGTCCTCCATTAGATCCTAATGATCATCCCGATATCAAATATGTTTCTGAAG ATGCAAACCAAAAGTACAAAAATGCAAATTCTTCATTACCAGATGACCAACCAGAAGTGTCAAAGACATCTAGGCGCCATTCTTCATCAGAAACTGGGAGTGGGAGTACTTCTTCTCCAAAGAAAGAGTCCAAATCCAGGAGCTCCAGGCGACACACCAAAGAGTCGTCCGATGGTTCAAGGTCAAGCCGACACAGCCGCCCTGGGTCAGGAGGTGGTGGCTCTGATTCTCCAGCAAGGGACCTCCCGGACATACCCAAAAAAACACGGCGGAAGAAATCCAAGGAGGATGGTGGAGTGGGGTCCGGCTCGTCCCGAACCTCTAAATCCAAAGCCACCACCTCTTCTAGTACAGCACCAATGGATAATGGAACAGACACAGGATGTGAAAGTTCCATGTTAAGTTCAAGAAACTGTGAGATAGAGAAAGAGTAG